One Planctomycetota bacterium DNA segment encodes these proteins:
- a CDS encoding DUF1318 domain-containing protein, translating to MNRRTMILAAVVTLTSWLGLGVGFAGASTMDELKARFAQRYPKLMEAKNAGQVGETYQGFVEAVGDVDGATAKLIADENADRTELYALIAKEQDTTPDKVAERNALRNFSNAASGHYLKGRDGKWIKKK from the coding sequence ATGAACAGACGCACGATGATTCTGGCGGCGGTCGTGACGCTCACCAGTTGGCTGGGCCTGGGCGTCGGGTTCGCCGGCGCGAGCACGATGGACGAACTGAAGGCGCGCTTCGCCCAGCGGTATCCGAAGCTGATGGAAGCCAAGAACGCCGGGCAGGTCGGCGAGACGTATCAGGGATTCGTCGAAGCCGTCGGCGACGTCGATGGCGCGACGGCCAAGCTCATCGCCGACGAGAACGCCGACCGGACGGAGCTGTACGCCCTGATCGCCAAGGAGCAGGACACCACCCCCGACAAAGTCGCCGAGCGCAACGCCCTGCGCAACTTCTCCAACGCCGCCTCGGGCCATTATCTGAAGGGCCGGGACGGGAAGTGGATCAAAAAGAAGTGA